GTTCGCTTTTGCCTTGAGGCCTGATTTTTGCAAATTTGCACATAGCTGGATAATATGTGCGAATTCTTATTTTCAGCGGCATATTGTGATGGTCTTTCTTGCACTTACACGTCAGGGTCTTGATGAATTGATCGCGTTAAATAACGCATCTGCGGTATCTGTCTGGTGTGGCAGTAATGTTCTGACAGAAGCAGAATACGATGACATGTCAGGCATGAATATTTCCTGCTTCGTCTATCCATTGGCAAGCCCTGCAGATGCAAACTTTTCAAGCGCACTGGAAACGATTGCAGATCATCATCCTGAAGAAAAAATCTGGATAGAGAATCTGCAATAAGTTTCAATTACTGGGGCTACTGGTAATGCACCCCACCCGCCAGATCAACGTCTGCTGTTTTTTCGTGCAGGTTCCTGTATAAGCTGCGCAAGAGACTGCCCTCGGCATCATCCTGCCCCAGGTGCCAGAACATGGCTCCGGCCAGTTTGTATTTCTTCAGGTAGGCGACTTTGTAAGCGAATGATTGTTCATCGTCATAGCTGATAAAGATTTTCTTGTCCGCGTTATAAATCCACGGCACCTTGGTCTCTTTACTGAAATAGGATTTGTAACCGAGATTGGCAGCCAGCAGTTTTTTGATTTCAGCATAGCCAGGCGTGCGTGGGTCCTTGCGGGCCGTACAGGCATCGCAGCCTGTGAGTAGCGTCGGGTCGCCTGTATAGACATCGCCTGCCAGTGTCTGATGGCTTTGATACAGGCCATGGTTTTCTCCGGCTTCCACCGCAAAATAGGCGCGGCCATAAAATGGCAGACCCAGCACAAGTTTGCTGGCAGGTACGCCAGCACGCAGGTATTGCTGCACCGTCGCATCCACCGTCAGAGCCATAGTTGCAGGGAAGCGTCTTTCCAGTTCTGTCAGCGATAACGCTGGTTTGAATGCCAGCTTGCGCAAGGGGTTGTCATAGTTATGCTCAGGTGCGTCACCAAACAGGTGGGCATTATGGTTGGTCTGCTTTTCCCACGCACCATTGAAGTCATAACTCATGAGATTGACGTAATCAACCTGCGCTGCAATCTGTGGTAGTTGCAGATAAGTCCGCGCCATACTGAAAGCACCACCGGCCACGGCGATGGAAAGTTGATTACTCTGTCTGGCGCGCTTCAGTTGCAGGCGCATTTCCTTGAGCAGGGCGACAAAATTCTGCGCATCTTCTGCACGTGGATATTCCCAGTCCAGGTCCAGGCCATCGAAGCCATATTCACGCATGAAAGCCACGCAGGATTGCGCGAGTTTCTTGCGGCCTTCAACTGTCGCAGCGGCCTGGCGGTAACGCGCTACCGTGGGGCTGTCATCATTGGTATAAGCCCAGCCACCTATGGAAAATTGCAAGCGCAAATTAGGATTATATTTTTTGATGCCTTGCAATTCGCGAAATATCTTGCCCGCTGCCTGCAGGTTGGTTCCTTCTTCCAGCGCACATTTGCCATCTTCGCTGAGCGTCAGGAACGAAAAATTCAAATGCGTGAACATGCGTGCTTTTTCTGGCGTGATCGCAGCAACAGGGAATACGGTTTTACCCTCGTCATAATGATTGATGTCATCTTTGCCGAGTGCGTAATAAGCCATGACCACAGGCTTGCCTGCATCCTTTGCCTGGACGGCAGGCGCGGAACATAAGACCAGTATGCCTGACAGGCATGACAATAAGAGACTTGAGGGGAGCTTGGTGATTTTCATGCACATAGCATGCAAGCAGGGGCAAAGCTGGTCAACAGGTTTTTATGCGATATCGAATTGGAACATACCACTTGCACGCTCAGCTTCTCAGACAGACATACCAGTCCACAAAAATACCAGACTGGTATGGCATACTGTAGCCCTGATTTCAAAGAAAGCCGCATCATGACGACAGAAGAAAGACTCATAGACCTGGAAATACGCCTGACCCGTCAGGATGATCTGGTCGATACTCTGAATACCCAGGTATATCGCCAGCAAAAGAAAATCGATGAACTTGAAGCGCTGTGCGCAGCGATGGCTGCCCGTTTAAGGGAAGTGGCAGTGGCTGCCAGCCAGCGAACTGCCGTGGTGGATGAAAGACCGCCGCATTATTGATAATAAGCGCCAAAGCCTTTTAGCTTTGCTCCACCAGTAGTTCACCAGCAGCTAAGAGATGCGGGGTGTATTGCAGTGCCATGTAGGTAGTCCATGCACTTTGTCTTGCAATACTCCCCTATGCATGGAAAGAGTTTATTTAAAACTGATCGCCTTGTTCAATTTTGCCATCACCTCCTCAGGCACATTCTTGCTGCAAATAAGATATCTTTCACCGCCGTCAGGCATATCGCTTGCCTTGAACTGGCTGAACTTATCCTTCGCCATATTGGATTGCTCGATCAAGTAATTTGCTTCTTCTGGTGCTGCAAACATCAGGTCGGCAGATTTGCTGGCAACCAGTTGCAGCATCTGGGTGTTGGTGCCATTGGAAACTACCGTCTGTGGTTTGATCTTTCCCAGTGCCGCATCTATGTAATGGCCGTAAGAAAATTTTTCCTTGATGAGTACCTTGATGCCCGGCATGGTCAATACTTCTTCCAGTTTGGCATTGTCCTTGATCTTGAAACTGCTATTGACAATCATGACGGCAGGTTTGTCGCGGTACAAGGCTTTACTGAACTTGGCAAAGCCTTCACGTTCTTCGGTTTTATACCAGCCTATGGCACAGGTTTTTTGTGTGTTTTCCTGCACCATGGCAAGTTGGCGGTTGGGAGGCGCCTTGGCCCAGGTGAATGCCACGCCAGCACTTTTGAAGGCATTAGCTGCCGGGCTTGCCGTCAAGCCTGATGCAGAACCATCAGGCTCTTCGACAATATACGGTGGCCGCACATTGTAGTTAAGAACGATCTTGTCGTCAGCCTGGCTGGTCGTAGCAACAGCCAGCATGGCTAGCGTACAGAATTGAAAAAGAGTTTTGTTGTTCGCTTTGTTGTTCATCTTGGTCTCTCAAATATGATTTCATTAAAAGTTGCCCGAACAGCTTTTCAATACCTACAAACATCTTCTACATCCTAGCCGACAAAGCCGGATAAATCCATGCGCGTCCTTGTTATTTTATTGCAGCAAATCCGCCAGACTACGTGCAATGACCTTGGTGGCTTTACGTAAATCTTCCAGATTCAAACGCTCATCTGCACGTTTGGCATGTGACTCCAGCACAGTACGCGGCCCTGCGCCATAGATAACGCCAGGTATGCCCACTTCCGAGAACAAACGCACATCGGTATACAAAGGCGTACCCAGTGCAGGAATCGCTTCACCAAAGACCTCACCACCATGTTTTTGTATCGCATCAACAAGAGGCGTATTACCCGGCAATGGACGC
This is a stretch of genomic DNA from Undibacterium sp. KW1. It encodes these proteins:
- a CDS encoding SlyX family protein; the protein is MQAGAKLVNRFLCDIELEHTTCTLSFSDRHTSPQKYQTGMAYCSPDFKESRIMTTEERLIDLEIRLTRQDDLVDTLNTQVYRQQKKIDELEALCAAMAARLREVAVAASQRTAVVDERPPHY
- a CDS encoding ABC transporter substrate-binding protein, whose protein sequence is MNNKANNKTLFQFCTLAMLAVATTSQADDKIVLNYNVRPPYIVEEPDGSASGLTASPAANAFKSAGVAFTWAKAPPNRQLAMVQENTQKTCAIGWYKTEEREGFAKFSKALYRDKPAVMIVNSSFKIKDNAKLEEVLTMPGIKVLIKEKFSYGHYIDAALGKIKPQTVVSNGTNTQMLQLVASKSADLMFAAPEEANYLIEQSNMAKDKFSQFKASDMPDGGERYLICSKNVPEEVMAKLNKAISFK
- a CDS encoding glycoside hydrolase family 18 protein — protein: MKITKLPSSLLLSCLSGILVLCSAPAVQAKDAGKPVVMAYYALGKDDINHYDEGKTVFPVAAITPEKARMFTHLNFSFLTLSEDGKCALEEGTNLQAAGKIFRELQGIKKYNPNLRLQFSIGGWAYTNDDSPTVARYRQAAATVEGRKKLAQSCVAFMREYGFDGLDLDWEYPRAEDAQNFVALLKEMRLQLKRARQSNQLSIAVAGGAFSMARTYLQLPQIAAQVDYVNLMSYDFNGAWEKQTNHNAHLFGDAPEHNYDNPLRKLAFKPALSLTELERRFPATMALTVDATVQQYLRAGVPASKLVLGLPFYGRAYFAVEAGENHGLYQSHQTLAGDVYTGDPTLLTGCDACTARKDPRTPGYAEIKKLLAANLGYKSYFSKETKVPWIYNADKKIFISYDDEQSFAYKVAYLKKYKLAGAMFWHLGQDDAEGSLLRSLYRNLHEKTADVDLAGGVHYQ